In Sebastes fasciatus isolate fSebFas1 chromosome 15, fSebFas1.pri, whole genome shotgun sequence, a genomic segment contains:
- the ktn1 gene encoding kinectin isoform X5, producing the protein MAVDIYDSQYLLILAPSLVIALMFLFFWLFMKETSYDEVLARQKRDLKLPPSKPDTRKKNEKKKSKKKESASGGGGGGGGGESEEDLRDFDGADGANSSSQEAEEEPAPVATPDPAPPIPIPNVPVSVSPEAPAGLRERKKKEKKAAKAAAAAAAAAAAASSEEPEVNGSKPISRKTETPLAAGKQSSPPSPQLEVQVQVQATQAPVQAQTPPQISGKKKEKKKQKAEPVIVDDQQPEVKAEQAPAPVKKEAPIVAETKVLDGAAPPATSGKKKNSAKKQKTEPDEAHVLADSAASANHQAGHNDDAPSKGSGKKQKNETDKENTEVKLKELLSGLSSLALSEAEAVSVMALLREKSPNALDAWQKSAARPDPAAQERERLLTTLQEEASIAKDKVKQLSQELQVEKQKTGRVEAVMREQRGVMEKELGSMQGKAQGSYQELQTMQIKFQQVREQLESQITRLQQENGILRDAVSSATNQMESKNSAELNKLRSEYAGLMKELADNNSKLQQEEHQRKSLEVNYKQNVSQLEAQLQDAKRRWEELQNFLHSVNAEREKLQASKQELHGQLLSVETEMNNKNKEIQTLHGSLTEAMVSKERLEQRVMELMEMSQHSMPDDSLQARVQDLVNENTGLQVQSETLQVQNESLHAQISSQVTHVSHMEELQKLLADKELQRKSLEDSLNAERSSGAGRETNMQALHNENMSLKAEVQNLQAQISDQTASQLALDQFQTSVREKEDNMKTVEDLLEKGLIEVANKEEELKAVREENEALKQETEALMRKIAEKASSESIVEELQSKIQEKDVKLKSLEESLQTAQDGSSTREKAVEGLEQQLAALQAEMEQLRQMEMPEELASCGTQLHELQTELAAKDQHIQMLHAELEIRTTELSEQVEQMHQQSQTAVPSPELLTALSEKDKQVTELQGELAELRDSLELHRKKNNELREKNWSAMDALSATESMLQGKLSKAVKENQTALAMCQAECRDVLHRLLPLVPLPSEQNHQEWLHRFEGAVAEIPTAQSNPASGEAMLAEKLKEAEEAQRILQKDCETYKKVLAETEGILQRLQNSVEQEESRWRVKLEVSQGELREMGQKVTALEQDIERLTDGAELENLRREKQHLESELERAEQESATYVTEVRELKDLLTELQTRLDGSYTEAIRQNEELTLLKTHLTQTLSKLETEENERQKVAGDLYTAQQSLDLIQGELSKVTGNADDLIENSSLSSQREEIDRKEKMSAGLNQTVRELQQLLQGVSRQLTKRQEGEADKDLPVV; encoded by the exons ATGGCGGTGGATATCTACGACTCTCAGTACCTGCTCATCCTGGCCCCTTCCCTGGTCATTGCCCTCATGTTCCTCTTCTTCTGGCTCTTCATGAAGGAAACCTCCTACGACGAGGTGCTGGCCAGGCAGAAACGTGACCTCAAGCTACCACCATCCAAGCCAGACACCCGTAAGAAGAACGAAAAGAAGAAGAGCAAGAAGAAGGAGAGTGccagcggaggaggaggaggtggaggtggaggagagtcTGAAGAGGATCTTAGGGATTTTGATGGTGCTGATGGTGCCAACAGCTCCAgtcaggaggcagaggaggaaccTGCACCGGTGGCTACACCAGATCCTGCTCCACCAATTCCTATTCCCAATGTGCCTGTTTCAGTGTCACCTGAGGCTCCTGCTGGtctgagggagagaaagaagaaggaaaaaaaggctGCTAAAGCTGccgcagctgctgctgctgccgctgcagCTGCTTCTTCTGAGGAACCAGAAGTGAACGGCTCAAAGCCGATCAGCCGCAAGACAGAGACACCTCTGGCTGCGGGCAAACAGTCCAGCCCTCCCTCCCCACAGCTTGAGGTTCAGGTCCAGGTCCAAGCTACGCAGGCTCCTGTTCAGGCTCAGACACCTCCTCAGATCTCTgggaagaaaaaggagaagaagaaacaaaaagcTGAGCCTG TTATAGTGGATGACCAGCAGCCAGAAGTTAAGGCTGAGCAGGCTCCAGCTCCAGTCAAGAAGGAAGCTCCCATTGTGGCTGAAACCAAAGTTCTGGACGGTGCAGCCCCGCCTGCTACCAGCGGCAAGAAGAAGAACTCTGCCAAGAAGCAGAAGACTGAGCCTG ATGAAGCCCATGTTCTGGCTGATTCTGCAGCTTCTGCCAACCACCAGGCAGGCCATAACGATGATGCACCATCCAAAGGGAGCGGCAAGAAACAGAAGAATGAGACGGACAAAG AGAACACGGAGGTGAAGCTGAAGGAGCTGCTGTCTGGTCTGTCCAGCCTGGCTCTGTCAGAGGCCGAGGCTGTCAGTGTGATGGCTCTCCTCCGGGAGAAGAGCCCCAATGCCTTGGATGCCTGGCAGAAA TCTGCAGCTAGGCCTGACCCAGCTGCacaggaaagagagagacttCTTACAACTCTGCAGGAGGAGGCTTCCATTGCCAAGGACAAAGTGAAACAGCTTAGCCAGGAGCTTCAGGTTGAGAAGCAAAAGACGGGCCGGGTGGAGGCCGTGATGAGGGAGCAACGTGGAGTCATGGAGAAAGAACTGGGTAGCATGCAGGGCAAAGCACAAGGCAGCTACCAGGAGCTCCAGACCATGCAGATAAAG TTCCAGCAGGTGAGGGAGCAGCTGGAAAGCCAGATCACTCGACTGCAGCAGGAGAACGGCATCCTGAGGGACGCAGTCAGCTCTGCCACCAACCAGATGGAGAGCAA GAATTCAGCAGAGCTGAACAAGCTGCGTTCTGAGTACGCCGGTCTGATGAAAGAGCTGGCAGACAACAACAGcaagctgcagcaggaggagcaCCAGAGGAAGTCACTGGAGGTCAACTACAAGCAGAACGTGTCCCAGCTGGAG gCCCAACTGCAGGATGCTAAGCGACGTTGGGAAGAACTGCAGAATTTCCTTCACAGTGTCaatgctgagagagagaaacttcAGGCCTCAAAGCAAG AGCTTCACGGCCAGCTGTTGTCAGTGGAGACGGAGATGAACAACAAGAACAAGGAGATCCAGACGCTACACGGCAGCCTGACTGAAGCCATGGTTTCCAAAGAGCGGCTGGAGCAGAGAGTGATGGAGCTTATGGAGATGTCCCAGCACAGTATGCCTGATGACTCGCTGCAAGCCCGGGTTCAG GACCTCGTGAATGAAAACACAGGTCTTCAGGTCCAGAGCGAGACCCTGCAAGTCCAGAATGAGTCCCTGCATGCCCAGATCTCTTCACAG gTCACCCATGTCTctcacatggaggagctacagaaGCT ATTGGCCGATAAGGAGTTGCAGAGGAAGAGTCTGGAGGATTCTCTAAATGCTGAGAGGAGCAGTGGGGCTGGTAGAGAAACTAACATGCAG GCCTTGCACAATGAGAACATGTCTCTGAAGGCAGAGGTTCAGAATCTGCAGGCACAGATTTCTGATCAG ACTGCCTCCCAACTGGCTTTGGACCAGTTCCAGACGAG TGTCCGGGAGAAGGAGGACAACATGAAAACTGTGGAGGACCTGCTGGAGAAGGGGCTGATAGAGGTGGCCAACAAGGAGGAAGAGCTCAag GCTGTAAGAGAAGAAAATGAGGCACTAAAACAAGAAACGGAGGCCCTTATGAGAAAGATAGCAGAAAAG GCATCATCAGAGTCGATAGTGGAAGAGCTCCAGAGCAA GATCCAAGAGAAGGATGTGAAGCTAAAATCACTGGAGGAGAGTCTACAGACGGCACAAGACGGCAGCTCCACCAGAGAGAAGGCAGTTGAG GGTCTGGAGCAGCAGTTGGCAGCCCTGCAGGCAGAGATGGAGCAGCTGAGACAGATGGAGATGCCAGAAGAGCTGGCCAGTTGTGGGACCCAGCTCCATGAACTCCAGACTGA ACTAGCAGCAAAGGACCAACATATCCAGATGCTGCATGCTGAGCTGGAGATAAGGACTACGGAGCTGAGTGAGCAGGTGGAGCAGATGCATCAACAG TCCCAAACAGCAGTGCCAAGCCCAGAGCTTCTTACAGC GTTGTCAGAGAAGGACAAGCAGGTCACAGAACTGCAGGGTGAGCTGGCCGAGCTGAGGGACTCCCTGGAGCTTCATAGGAAGAAGAACAAT GAGCTTCGGGAGAAAAACTGGAGTGCAATGGACGCACTGTCAGCCACCGAGTCCATGCTTCAAGGAAAACTCAGCAAAGCTGTCAAG GAGAACCAGACAGCACTGGCAATGTGTCAGGCCGAGTGTCGAGATGTTCTGCACAGACTTCTGCCCCTTGTGCCTCTGCCCAGTGAGCAG AACCATCAGGAGTGGCTCCACAGATTTGAGGGGGCAGTAGCTGAAATCCCAACTGCACAATCCAACCCTGCATCAGGGGAAGCTATG CTGGCTGAGAAGCTGAAAGAAGCTGAGGAAGCCCAAAGGATTCTACAGAAAGACTGTGAGACGTACAAGAAGGTGTTGGCGGAGACG GAGGGCATCCTGCAGCGCCTCCAGAACAGCGTGGAGCAGGAGGAGTCTCGCTGGAGGGTGAAGCTGGAGGTATCGCAGGGAGAGCTCAGAGAG ATGGGccagaaagtcacagctctgGAGCAAGATATTGAGAGACTAACTGATGGAGCAGAGTTGGAAAAC CTTAGAAGAGAAAAGCAGCACTTGGAGTCCGAGTTGGAGAGGGCGGAGCAGGAGAGCGCCACCTATGTAACAGAGGTCAGAGAG CTCAAAGATCTGTTGACTGAATTGCAGACCAGACTTGATGGCTCATATACTGAGGCTATCAGACAGAATGAGGAGCTGACTTTG
- the ktn1 gene encoding kinectin isoform X25, whose translation MAVDIYDSQYLLILAPSLVIALMFLFFWLFMKETSYDEVLARQKRDLKLPPSKPDTRKKNEKKKSKKKESASGGGGGGGGGESEEDLRDFDGADGANSSSQEAEEEPAPVATPDPAPPIPIPNVPVSVSPEAPAGLRERKKKEKKAAKAAAAAAAAAAAASSEEPEVNGSKPISRKTETPLAAGKQSSPPSPQLEVQVQVQATQAPVQAQTPPQISGKKKEKKKQKAEPVIVDDQQPEVKAEQAPAPVKKEAPIVAETKVLDGAAPPATSGKKKNSAKKQKTEPDEAHVLADSAASANHQAGHNDDAPSKGSGKKQKNETDKENTEVKLKELLSGLSSLALSEAEAVSVMALLREKSPNALDAWQKSAARPDPAAQERERLLTTLQEEASIAKDKVKQLSQELQVEKQKTGRVEAVMREQRGVMEKELGSMQGKAQGSYQELQTMQIKFQQVREQLESQITRLQQENGILRDAVSSATNQMESKNSAELNKLRSEYAGLMKELADNNSKLQQEEHQRKSLEVNYKQNVSQLEAQLQDAKRRWEELQNFLHSVNAEREKLQASKQELHGQLLSVETEMNNKNKEIQTLHGSLTEAMVSKERLEQRVMELMEMSQHSMPDDSLQARVQDLVNENTGLQVQSETLQVQNESLHAQISSQVTHVSHMEELQKLLADKELQRKSLEDSLNAERSSGAGRETNMQALHNENMSLKAEVQNLQAQISDQTASQLALDQFQTSVREKEDNMKTVEDLLEKGLIEVANKEEELKAVREENEALKQETEALMRKIAEKASSESIVEELQSKIQEKDVKLKSLEESLQTAQDGSSTREKAVEGLEQQLAALQAEMEQLRQMEMPEELASCGTQLHELQTELAAKDQHIQMLHAELEIRTTELSEQVEQMHQQSQTAVPSPELLTALSEKDKQVTELQGELAELRDSLELHRKKNNENQTALAMCQAECRDVLHRLLPLVPLPSEQNHQEWLHRFEGAVAEIPTAQSNPASGEAMLAEKLKEAEEAQRILQKDCETYKKVLAETEGILQRLQNSVEQEESRWRVKLEVSQGELREMGQKVTALEQDIERLTDGAELENLRREKQHLESELERAEQESATYVTEVRELKTHLTQTLSKLETEENERQKVAGDLYTAQQSLDLIQGELSKVTGNADDLIENSSLSSQREEIDRKEKMSAGLNQTVRELQQLLQGVSRQLTKRQEGEADKDLPVV comes from the exons ATGGCGGTGGATATCTACGACTCTCAGTACCTGCTCATCCTGGCCCCTTCCCTGGTCATTGCCCTCATGTTCCTCTTCTTCTGGCTCTTCATGAAGGAAACCTCCTACGACGAGGTGCTGGCCAGGCAGAAACGTGACCTCAAGCTACCACCATCCAAGCCAGACACCCGTAAGAAGAACGAAAAGAAGAAGAGCAAGAAGAAGGAGAGTGccagcggaggaggaggaggtggaggtggaggagagtcTGAAGAGGATCTTAGGGATTTTGATGGTGCTGATGGTGCCAACAGCTCCAgtcaggaggcagaggaggaaccTGCACCGGTGGCTACACCAGATCCTGCTCCACCAATTCCTATTCCCAATGTGCCTGTTTCAGTGTCACCTGAGGCTCCTGCTGGtctgagggagagaaagaagaaggaaaaaaaggctGCTAAAGCTGccgcagctgctgctgctgccgctgcagCTGCTTCTTCTGAGGAACCAGAAGTGAACGGCTCAAAGCCGATCAGCCGCAAGACAGAGACACCTCTGGCTGCGGGCAAACAGTCCAGCCCTCCCTCCCCACAGCTTGAGGTTCAGGTCCAGGTCCAAGCTACGCAGGCTCCTGTTCAGGCTCAGACACCTCCTCAGATCTCTgggaagaaaaaggagaagaagaaacaaaaagcTGAGCCTG TTATAGTGGATGACCAGCAGCCAGAAGTTAAGGCTGAGCAGGCTCCAGCTCCAGTCAAGAAGGAAGCTCCCATTGTGGCTGAAACCAAAGTTCTGGACGGTGCAGCCCCGCCTGCTACCAGCGGCAAGAAGAAGAACTCTGCCAAGAAGCAGAAGACTGAGCCTG ATGAAGCCCATGTTCTGGCTGATTCTGCAGCTTCTGCCAACCACCAGGCAGGCCATAACGATGATGCACCATCCAAAGGGAGCGGCAAGAAACAGAAGAATGAGACGGACAAAG AGAACACGGAGGTGAAGCTGAAGGAGCTGCTGTCTGGTCTGTCCAGCCTGGCTCTGTCAGAGGCCGAGGCTGTCAGTGTGATGGCTCTCCTCCGGGAGAAGAGCCCCAATGCCTTGGATGCCTGGCAGAAA TCTGCAGCTAGGCCTGACCCAGCTGCacaggaaagagagagacttCTTACAACTCTGCAGGAGGAGGCTTCCATTGCCAAGGACAAAGTGAAACAGCTTAGCCAGGAGCTTCAGGTTGAGAAGCAAAAGACGGGCCGGGTGGAGGCCGTGATGAGGGAGCAACGTGGAGTCATGGAGAAAGAACTGGGTAGCATGCAGGGCAAAGCACAAGGCAGCTACCAGGAGCTCCAGACCATGCAGATAAAG TTCCAGCAGGTGAGGGAGCAGCTGGAAAGCCAGATCACTCGACTGCAGCAGGAGAACGGCATCCTGAGGGACGCAGTCAGCTCTGCCACCAACCAGATGGAGAGCAA GAATTCAGCAGAGCTGAACAAGCTGCGTTCTGAGTACGCCGGTCTGATGAAAGAGCTGGCAGACAACAACAGcaagctgcagcaggaggagcaCCAGAGGAAGTCACTGGAGGTCAACTACAAGCAGAACGTGTCCCAGCTGGAG gCCCAACTGCAGGATGCTAAGCGACGTTGGGAAGAACTGCAGAATTTCCTTCACAGTGTCaatgctgagagagagaaacttcAGGCCTCAAAGCAAG AGCTTCACGGCCAGCTGTTGTCAGTGGAGACGGAGATGAACAACAAGAACAAGGAGATCCAGACGCTACACGGCAGCCTGACTGAAGCCATGGTTTCCAAAGAGCGGCTGGAGCAGAGAGTGATGGAGCTTATGGAGATGTCCCAGCACAGTATGCCTGATGACTCGCTGCAAGCCCGGGTTCAG GACCTCGTGAATGAAAACACAGGTCTTCAGGTCCAGAGCGAGACCCTGCAAGTCCAGAATGAGTCCCTGCATGCCCAGATCTCTTCACAG gTCACCCATGTCTctcacatggaggagctacagaaGCT ATTGGCCGATAAGGAGTTGCAGAGGAAGAGTCTGGAGGATTCTCTAAATGCTGAGAGGAGCAGTGGGGCTGGTAGAGAAACTAACATGCAG GCCTTGCACAATGAGAACATGTCTCTGAAGGCAGAGGTTCAGAATCTGCAGGCACAGATTTCTGATCAG ACTGCCTCCCAACTGGCTTTGGACCAGTTCCAGACGAG TGTCCGGGAGAAGGAGGACAACATGAAAACTGTGGAGGACCTGCTGGAGAAGGGGCTGATAGAGGTGGCCAACAAGGAGGAAGAGCTCAag GCTGTAAGAGAAGAAAATGAGGCACTAAAACAAGAAACGGAGGCCCTTATGAGAAAGATAGCAGAAAAG GCATCATCAGAGTCGATAGTGGAAGAGCTCCAGAGCAA GATCCAAGAGAAGGATGTGAAGCTAAAATCACTGGAGGAGAGTCTACAGACGGCACAAGACGGCAGCTCCACCAGAGAGAAGGCAGTTGAG GGTCTGGAGCAGCAGTTGGCAGCCCTGCAGGCAGAGATGGAGCAGCTGAGACAGATGGAGATGCCAGAAGAGCTGGCCAGTTGTGGGACCCAGCTCCATGAACTCCAGACTGA ACTAGCAGCAAAGGACCAACATATCCAGATGCTGCATGCTGAGCTGGAGATAAGGACTACGGAGCTGAGTGAGCAGGTGGAGCAGATGCATCAACAG TCCCAAACAGCAGTGCCAAGCCCAGAGCTTCTTACAGC GTTGTCAGAGAAGGACAAGCAGGTCACAGAACTGCAGGGTGAGCTGGCCGAGCTGAGGGACTCCCTGGAGCTTCATAGGAAGAAGAACAAT GAGAACCAGACAGCACTGGCAATGTGTCAGGCCGAGTGTCGAGATGTTCTGCACAGACTTCTGCCCCTTGTGCCTCTGCCCAGTGAGCAG AACCATCAGGAGTGGCTCCACAGATTTGAGGGGGCAGTAGCTGAAATCCCAACTGCACAATCCAACCCTGCATCAGGGGAAGCTATG CTGGCTGAGAAGCTGAAAGAAGCTGAGGAAGCCCAAAGGATTCTACAGAAAGACTGTGAGACGTACAAGAAGGTGTTGGCGGAGACG GAGGGCATCCTGCAGCGCCTCCAGAACAGCGTGGAGCAGGAGGAGTCTCGCTGGAGGGTGAAGCTGGAGGTATCGCAGGGAGAGCTCAGAGAG ATGGGccagaaagtcacagctctgGAGCAAGATATTGAGAGACTAACTGATGGAGCAGAGTTGGAAAAC CTTAGAAGAGAAAAGCAGCACTTGGAGTCCGAGTTGGAGAGGGCGGAGCAGGAGAGCGCCACCTATGTAACAGAGGTCAGAGAG
- the ktn1 gene encoding kinectin isoform X26 produces MAVDIYDSQYLLILAPSLVIALMFLFFWLFMKETSYDEVLARQKRDLKLPPSKPDTRKKNEKKKSKKKESASGGGGGGGGGESEEDLRDFDGADGANSSSQEAEEEPAPVATPDPAPPIPIPNVPVSVSPEAPAGLRERKKKEKKAAKAAAAAAAAAAAASSEEPEVNGSKPISRKTETPLAAGKQSSPPSPQLEVQVQVQATQAPVQAQTPPQISGKKKEKKKQKAEPVDDQQPEVKAEQAPAPVKKEAPIVAETKVLDGAAPPATSGKKKNSAKKQKTEPVDEAHVLADSAASANHQAGHNDDAPSKGSGKKQKNETDKENTEVKLKELLSGLSSLALSEAEAVSVMALLREKSPNALDAWQKSAARPDPAAQERERLLTTLQEEASIAKDKVKQLSQELQVEKQKTGRVEAVMREQRGVMEKELGSMQGKAQGSYQELQTMQIKFQQVREQLESQITRLQQENGILRDAVSSATNQMESKNSAELNKLRSEYAGLMKELADNNSKLQQEEHQRKSLEVNYKQNVSQLEAQLQDAKRRWEELQNFLHSVNAEREKLQASKQELHGQLLSVETEMNNKNKEIQTLHGSLTEAMVSKERLEQRVMELMEMSQHSMPDDSLQARVQDLVNENTGLQVQSETLQVQNESLHAQISSQVTHVSHMEELQKLLADKELQRKSLEDSLNAERSSGAGRETNMQALHNENMSLKAEVQNLQAQISDQTASQLALDQFQTSVREKEDNMKTVEDLLEKGLIEVANKEEELKAVREENEALKQETEALMRKIAEKASSESIVEELQSKIQEKDVKLKSLEESLQTAQDGSSTREKAVEGLEQQLAALQAEMEQLRQMEMPEELASCGTQLHELQTELAAKDQHIQMLHAELEIRTTELSEQVEQMHQQSQTAVPSPELLTALSEKDKQVTELQGELAELRDSLELHRKKNNENQTALAMCQAECRDVLHRLLPLVPLPSEQNHQEWLHRFEGAVAEIPTAQSNPASGEAMLAEKLKEAEEAQRILQKDCETYKKVLAETEGILQRLQNSVEQEESRWRVKLEVSQGELREMGQKVTALEQDIERLTDGAELENLRREKQHLESELERAEQESATYVTEVRELKTHLTQTLSKLETEENERQKVAGDLYTAQQSLDLIQGELSKVTGNADDLIENSSLSSQREEIDRKEKMSAGLNQTVRELQQLLQGVSRQLTKRQEGEADKDLPVV; encoded by the exons ATGGCGGTGGATATCTACGACTCTCAGTACCTGCTCATCCTGGCCCCTTCCCTGGTCATTGCCCTCATGTTCCTCTTCTTCTGGCTCTTCATGAAGGAAACCTCCTACGACGAGGTGCTGGCCAGGCAGAAACGTGACCTCAAGCTACCACCATCCAAGCCAGACACCCGTAAGAAGAACGAAAAGAAGAAGAGCAAGAAGAAGGAGAGTGccagcggaggaggaggaggtggaggtggaggagagtcTGAAGAGGATCTTAGGGATTTTGATGGTGCTGATGGTGCCAACAGCTCCAgtcaggaggcagaggaggaaccTGCACCGGTGGCTACACCAGATCCTGCTCCACCAATTCCTATTCCCAATGTGCCTGTTTCAGTGTCACCTGAGGCTCCTGCTGGtctgagggagagaaagaagaaggaaaaaaaggctGCTAAAGCTGccgcagctgctgctgctgccgctgcagCTGCTTCTTCTGAGGAACCAGAAGTGAACGGCTCAAAGCCGATCAGCCGCAAGACAGAGACACCTCTGGCTGCGGGCAAACAGTCCAGCCCTCCCTCCCCACAGCTTGAGGTTCAGGTCCAGGTCCAAGCTACGCAGGCTCCTGTTCAGGCTCAGACACCTCCTCAGATCTCTgggaagaaaaaggagaagaagaaacaaaaagcTGAGCCTG TGGATGACCAGCAGCCAGAAGTTAAGGCTGAGCAGGCTCCAGCTCCAGTCAAGAAGGAAGCTCCCATTGTGGCTGAAACCAAAGTTCTGGACGGTGCAGCCCCGCCTGCTACCAGCGGCAAGAAGAAGAACTCTGCCAAGAAGCAGAAGACTGAGCCTG TAGATGAAGCCCATGTTCTGGCTGATTCTGCAGCTTCTGCCAACCACCAGGCAGGCCATAACGATGATGCACCATCCAAAGGGAGCGGCAAGAAACAGAAGAATGAGACGGACAAAG AGAACACGGAGGTGAAGCTGAAGGAGCTGCTGTCTGGTCTGTCCAGCCTGGCTCTGTCAGAGGCCGAGGCTGTCAGTGTGATGGCTCTCCTCCGGGAGAAGAGCCCCAATGCCTTGGATGCCTGGCAGAAA TCTGCAGCTAGGCCTGACCCAGCTGCacaggaaagagagagacttCTTACAACTCTGCAGGAGGAGGCTTCCATTGCCAAGGACAAAGTGAAACAGCTTAGCCAGGAGCTTCAGGTTGAGAAGCAAAAGACGGGCCGGGTGGAGGCCGTGATGAGGGAGCAACGTGGAGTCATGGAGAAAGAACTGGGTAGCATGCAGGGCAAAGCACAAGGCAGCTACCAGGAGCTCCAGACCATGCAGATAAAG TTCCAGCAGGTGAGGGAGCAGCTGGAAAGCCAGATCACTCGACTGCAGCAGGAGAACGGCATCCTGAGGGACGCAGTCAGCTCTGCCACCAACCAGATGGAGAGCAA GAATTCAGCAGAGCTGAACAAGCTGCGTTCTGAGTACGCCGGTCTGATGAAAGAGCTGGCAGACAACAACAGcaagctgcagcaggaggagcaCCAGAGGAAGTCACTGGAGGTCAACTACAAGCAGAACGTGTCCCAGCTGGAG gCCCAACTGCAGGATGCTAAGCGACGTTGGGAAGAACTGCAGAATTTCCTTCACAGTGTCaatgctgagagagagaaacttcAGGCCTCAAAGCAAG AGCTTCACGGCCAGCTGTTGTCAGTGGAGACGGAGATGAACAACAAGAACAAGGAGATCCAGACGCTACACGGCAGCCTGACTGAAGCCATGGTTTCCAAAGAGCGGCTGGAGCAGAGAGTGATGGAGCTTATGGAGATGTCCCAGCACAGTATGCCTGATGACTCGCTGCAAGCCCGGGTTCAG GACCTCGTGAATGAAAACACAGGTCTTCAGGTCCAGAGCGAGACCCTGCAAGTCCAGAATGAGTCCCTGCATGCCCAGATCTCTTCACAG gTCACCCATGTCTctcacatggaggagctacagaaGCT ATTGGCCGATAAGGAGTTGCAGAGGAAGAGTCTGGAGGATTCTCTAAATGCTGAGAGGAGCAGTGGGGCTGGTAGAGAAACTAACATGCAG GCCTTGCACAATGAGAACATGTCTCTGAAGGCAGAGGTTCAGAATCTGCAGGCACAGATTTCTGATCAG ACTGCCTCCCAACTGGCTTTGGACCAGTTCCAGACGAG TGTCCGGGAGAAGGAGGACAACATGAAAACTGTGGAGGACCTGCTGGAGAAGGGGCTGATAGAGGTGGCCAACAAGGAGGAAGAGCTCAag GCTGTAAGAGAAGAAAATGAGGCACTAAAACAAGAAACGGAGGCCCTTATGAGAAAGATAGCAGAAAAG GCATCATCAGAGTCGATAGTGGAAGAGCTCCAGAGCAA GATCCAAGAGAAGGATGTGAAGCTAAAATCACTGGAGGAGAGTCTACAGACGGCACAAGACGGCAGCTCCACCAGAGAGAAGGCAGTTGAG GGTCTGGAGCAGCAGTTGGCAGCCCTGCAGGCAGAGATGGAGCAGCTGAGACAGATGGAGATGCCAGAAGAGCTGGCCAGTTGTGGGACCCAGCTCCATGAACTCCAGACTGA ACTAGCAGCAAAGGACCAACATATCCAGATGCTGCATGCTGAGCTGGAGATAAGGACTACGGAGCTGAGTGAGCAGGTGGAGCAGATGCATCAACAG TCCCAAACAGCAGTGCCAAGCCCAGAGCTTCTTACAGC GTTGTCAGAGAAGGACAAGCAGGTCACAGAACTGCAGGGTGAGCTGGCCGAGCTGAGGGACTCCCTGGAGCTTCATAGGAAGAAGAACAAT GAGAACCAGACAGCACTGGCAATGTGTCAGGCCGAGTGTCGAGATGTTCTGCACAGACTTCTGCCCCTTGTGCCTCTGCCCAGTGAGCAG AACCATCAGGAGTGGCTCCACAGATTTGAGGGGGCAGTAGCTGAAATCCCAACTGCACAATCCAACCCTGCATCAGGGGAAGCTATG CTGGCTGAGAAGCTGAAAGAAGCTGAGGAAGCCCAAAGGATTCTACAGAAAGACTGTGAGACGTACAAGAAGGTGTTGGCGGAGACG GAGGGCATCCTGCAGCGCCTCCAGAACAGCGTGGAGCAGGAGGAGTCTCGCTGGAGGGTGAAGCTGGAGGTATCGCAGGGAGAGCTCAGAGAG ATGGGccagaaagtcacagctctgGAGCAAGATATTGAGAGACTAACTGATGGAGCAGAGTTGGAAAAC CTTAGAAGAGAAAAGCAGCACTTGGAGTCCGAGTTGGAGAGGGCGGAGCAGGAGAGCGCCACCTATGTAACAGAGGTCAGAGAG